In the Nitrospirales bacterium LBB_01 genome, one interval contains:
- the rsmG gene encoding 16S rRNA (guanine(527)-N(7))-methyltransferase RsmG, translating to MKNEKERKMSAEAALIEGLRALSIKPSETVVTQFMTYLKELKKWSDVHNLTAIKEDSDIVTKHFLDSLLFLKGIPDEAKTLLDVGSGAGFPGIPIKIVCPELEVTLMEPRKKRAVFLRHMIHLLKLTNTDVYEGRLEDMKIADKISPFDCIVIRAALSFSDFTRLALPLIGTDSVLVIGKGKGYESEIQNSDSYKIDIIHSKIPLTDTDRFVLLIKSTNTM from the coding sequence TTGAAAAACGAAAAAGAACGGAAAATGAGCGCTGAGGCTGCTCTGATTGAGGGCCTGAGAGCGCTTTCAATTAAGCCCTCAGAAACCGTTGTTACACAATTTATGACATATCTTAAGGAGCTTAAAAAGTGGTCGGATGTTCACAATCTTACTGCAATAAAAGAGGACTCCGATATTGTTACTAAGCATTTTCTTGACTCGCTGTTATTCCTTAAAGGGATTCCCGATGAGGCAAAAACCTTGCTTGATGTTGGCTCAGGAGCGGGTTTCCCTGGTATTCCTATAAAAATAGTCTGCCCTGAGCTTGAAGTTACGCTTATGGAGCCAAGAAAAAAGCGTGCCGTGTTTCTAAGGCACATGATACATCTTTTGAAACTCACCAACACTGACGTTTACGAAGGCAGGCTTGAGGACATGAAAATAGCCGATAAAATATCCCCATTTGACTGTATCGTAATACGTGCGGCTTTAAGTTTTTCGGATTTTACCCGACTTGCCTTGCCGCTCATTGGCACTGACAGCGTCCTTGTAATCGGAAAAGGGAAAGGGTACGAAAGTGAAATTCAAAACTCCGATAGTTATAAAATTGACATAATCCACAGTAAGATTCCGCTTACGGATACAGATAGATTTGTTTTGTTGATAAAATCCACTAACACCATGTAG